The Triticum dicoccoides isolate Atlit2015 ecotype Zavitan chromosome 6A, WEW_v2.0, whole genome shotgun sequence genome has a window encoding:
- the LOC119317991 gene encoding methionine aminopeptidase 1D, chloroplastic/mitochondrial-like isoform X2, protein MASPPSPPLLCALLGDRLGALSARPLLRTAAPGRGNARVTCQATRTLSSLVDALFNRRSRDDSLENNPRCLRPGKVSPRLTVPSHIQRPPYVNSRQRPQMNDGPEIHDEKGIECMRASGKLAAQVLKFAGTLVNPGITTDEIDKAVHQMIIDNGAYPSPLGYCGFPKSVCTSVNECICHGIPDSRPLEDGDIINIDVTVYLNGYHGDTSATFLCGDVDDEAKKLVQVISVLVTKESLDKAISICAPGVEINRIGRTIQDHADKFKYGVVQQFVGHGVGKVFHAEPAVLHFRNNEKGRMILNQTFTIEPMLTIGSTNSTIWSDDWTAVTEDGSLSAQFEHTLLITEDGVEILTQC, encoded by the exons ATGGCgagcccgccgtcgccgcccctgctCTGCGCCCTCCTCGGCGACCGCCTCGGCGCGCTCTCCGCCAGGCCGCTCCTCCGCACCGCCGCCCCAGGCAGAG GGAACGCGAGGGTGACGTGCCAGGCCACGAGAACGCTCTCCAGCCTGGTGGACGCCCTCTTCAACAGGAG AAGTCGGGATGACTCACTGGAAAATAACCCTAGATGCCTACGACCTGGGAAAGTGTCTCCTCGTCTAACCGTCCCCAGTCATATACAGCGGCCTCCTTATGTCAATTCCCGTCAAAGACCTCAGATGAATGATGGACCTGAAATACATGATGAAAAAGGGATTGAATGCATGAGAGCTTCTGGAAAGCTTGCCGCACAAGTTTTGAAGTTTGCTGGAACACTTGTAAAT CCAGGCATCACAACTGATGAGATAGATAAAGCGGTGCACCAAATGATAATAGATAACGGTGCATACCCGTCACCTCTTGGTTATTGTGGATTTCCGAAGAGTGTTTGCACTTCAGTGAATGAATGCATCTGTCACGGAATACCAGATTCTCGTCCACTTGAG GATGGCGATATCATCAACATCGATGTGACTGTCTATCTCAAT GGTTACCATGGTGATACATCTGCTACATTTCTCTGTGGTGATGTTGATGATGAAGCTAAGAAGTTAGTTCAGGTTATCTCAGTTCTC GTAACAAAAGAATCTCTTGACAAGGCTATTTCAATCTGTGCTCCAGGTGTGGAGATCAACCGCATTGGTAGAACCATACA GGATCATGCAGACAAATTCAAATATGGTGTAGTTCAACAATTTGTGGGCCATGGGGTAGGGAAAGTGTTCCATGCTGAGCCTGCAGTGCTTCATTTCC GCAATAATGAAAAGGGCCGCATGATTTTGAACCAAACATTTACCATAG AGCCGATGCTAACCATAGGGAGCACAAACTCTACCATATGGTCCGACGACTGGACCGCGGTGACGGAGGACGGGAGCCTGTCAGCGCAGTTTGAGCACACGCTACTGATCACCGAAGACGGCGTGGAAATACTGACACAGTGTTAA
- the LOC119317991 gene encoding methionine aminopeptidase 1D, chloroplastic/mitochondrial-like isoform X1 → MASPPSPPLLCALLGDRLGALSARPLLRTAAPGRGNARVTCQATRTLSSLVDALFNRRSRDDSLENNPRCLRPGKVSPRLTVPSHIQRPPYVNSRQRPQMNDGPEIHDEKGIECMRASGKLAAQVLKFAGTLVNPGITTDEIDKAVHQMIIDNGAYPSPLGYCGFPKSVCTSVNECICHGIPDSRPLEDGDIINIDVTVYLNGYHGDTSATFLCGDVDDEAKKQELQLFAGISDMLVLPQVTKESLDKAISICAPGVEINRIGRTIQDHADKFKYGVVQQFVGHGVGKVFHAEPAVLHFRNNEKGRMILNQTFTIEPMLTIGSTNSTIWSDDWTAVTEDGSLSAQFEHTLLITEDGVEILTQC, encoded by the exons ATGGCgagcccgccgtcgccgcccctgctCTGCGCCCTCCTCGGCGACCGCCTCGGCGCGCTCTCCGCCAGGCCGCTCCTCCGCACCGCCGCCCCAGGCAGAG GGAACGCGAGGGTGACGTGCCAGGCCACGAGAACGCTCTCCAGCCTGGTGGACGCCCTCTTCAACAGGAG AAGTCGGGATGACTCACTGGAAAATAACCCTAGATGCCTACGACCTGGGAAAGTGTCTCCTCGTCTAACCGTCCCCAGTCATATACAGCGGCCTCCTTATGTCAATTCCCGTCAAAGACCTCAGATGAATGATGGACCTGAAATACATGATGAAAAAGGGATTGAATGCATGAGAGCTTCTGGAAAGCTTGCCGCACAAGTTTTGAAGTTTGCTGGAACACTTGTAAAT CCAGGCATCACAACTGATGAGATAGATAAAGCGGTGCACCAAATGATAATAGATAACGGTGCATACCCGTCACCTCTTGGTTATTGTGGATTTCCGAAGAGTGTTTGCACTTCAGTGAATGAATGCATCTGTCACGGAATACCAGATTCTCGTCCACTTGAG GATGGCGATATCATCAACATCGATGTGACTGTCTATCTCAAT GGTTACCATGGTGATACATCTGCTACATTTCTCTGTGGTGATGTTGATGATGAAGCTAAGAA GCAGGAACTTCAGCTGTTTGCTGGCATTAGCGATATGCTTGTACTTCCACAG GTAACAAAAGAATCTCTTGACAAGGCTATTTCAATCTGTGCTCCAGGTGTGGAGATCAACCGCATTGGTAGAACCATACA GGATCATGCAGACAAATTCAAATATGGTGTAGTTCAACAATTTGTGGGCCATGGGGTAGGGAAAGTGTTCCATGCTGAGCCTGCAGTGCTTCATTTCC GCAATAATGAAAAGGGCCGCATGATTTTGAACCAAACATTTACCATAG AGCCGATGCTAACCATAGGGAGCACAAACTCTACCATATGGTCCGACGACTGGACCGCGGTGACGGAGGACGGGAGCCTGTCAGCGCAGTTTGAGCACACGCTACTGATCACCGAAGACGGCGTGGAAATACTGACACAGTGTTAA
- the LOC119317993 gene encoding uncharacterized protein LOC119317993, translating into MARGIARAASFGGRATAAGWFSYRRITVAVCLANLVAALLVLRSLTSFAPAPKRVEVVQYTEEQIRRVEESIRIRREAEPVELVQAVKKLRKVFAREEKRRKELPLELKLRVSYELVGRLNGLGDNGSAIQQREALESWRVETLKEAKSASTQNSSNLGLSSEEARLLKRALEFNWHALLEDIGLWISPEIPHTEHDDKPENEPEEEEIIAGPPLHPQCNTELHADYGGAAVRWGLTHHKESAADCCQACLDQARNAKPGELKCNIWVYCPSEFGCYSPDKYEHKHQECWLKQADQPKLNFKDKYSESYRDSHPRAPVVVPWMSGVTSA; encoded by the exons ATGGCGAGGGGCATAGCGCGGGCGGCGTCGTTCGGCGGCCGCGCGACTGCGGCGGGGTGGTTCTCGTACCGGCGCATCACCGTGGCCGTCTGCCTCGCCAACCTCGTCGCCGCGCTGCTCGTGCTCCGCTCCCTCACCTCCTTCGCCCCCGCGCCCAAAC GGGTTGAGGTGGTGCAGTACACGGAGGAGCAGATTAGGAGGGTGGAGGAGTCGATCCGGATTCGCCGCGAGGCCGAGCCCGTCGAGCTCGTCCAGGCG GTGAAGAAGCTGCGCAAGGTTTTCGCACGGGAGGAGAAGAGGCGGAAGGAGCTGCCTCTCGAGCTGAAGCTGAGGGTATCGTATGAGCTTGTGGGGCGGCTGAACGGCCTAGGGGATAACGGCAGTGCCATCCAGCAACGAG AAGCTCTGGAATCATGGCGTGTTGAGACTCTAAAAGAAGCAAAAAGTGCATCTACTCAGAATTCATCAAATTTGGGCCTCTCCAGTGAGGAAGCAC GATTGTTAAAGCGAGCCCTGGAGTTCAACTGGCATGCGCTGTTGGAGGATATTGGTCTTTGGATTTCACCAGAAATCCCACACACCGAGCATGATGACAAACCTGAGAATGAACCAGAAG AAGAAGAAATAATAGCTGGTCCACCTTTGCATCCACAATGCAACACTGAGCTACATGCCGATTATGGTGGCGCTGCTGTGAGATGGGGCTTAACGCACCACAAAGAATCTGCTGCTGATTGTTGTCAAGCATGTCTAGACCAGGCTAGGAATGCCAAGCCGGGTGAATTAAAGTGCAATATATGGGTATATTGCCCTTCAGAGTTTGGTTGCTATTCACCAGATAAATATGAGCATAAACATCAGGAGTGCTGGTTGAAACAG GCTGACCAGCCTAAACTGAACTTCAAAGACAAGTATTCCGAGTCTTACAGAGATTCTCATCCGAGAGCCCCCGTTGTTGTGCCCTGGATGTCGGGTGTCACCAGCGCATGA
- the LOC119317994 gene encoding probable serine/threonine-protein kinase PIX7: protein MEADELLKKIRALEEGQAELKREVGRLMPDRRAAARRRALRALPPPPRPSSSRRVAARGRLPDRHCHWILQSLGQAVHIIAPDGKLLYWNRYAEHMYGYTAAEAVGRNAVELIVHPTDFDSAKIVIQNIFMGKCWRGKFPVKNKAGERFFISVHNTPLYDDDGSLVGLICLSLDVRALEEIFSPSDSAESYPSTAKHRFHANNRPTSGSVNKGSVHSQQPPQSGVTSKIVTLATSVTSRVHSRIRTGQNSDKQYGGDCEDQYSQLDLQAEVASSEENTPSGDVMHGAFVAQEKSRGKSSKTSSDDPGEGKVGSYKIFRSKAEALLAKKGISWPWKGHANDGGSGKNNVNSTQLQDKQENDQSQQRVPVLEPIIIPDCQNSEDTWATKYEVSGSWWDFNKNYTSSMSSSGSTDSSGIERVDYEADRLDYEILWEDLVIGEQVGQGCCGTVYHALWYGSDVAAKVFSKQEYSEEMINTFRQEVSLMKKLRHPNIILFMGAVASQERLCIVTEFLPRGSLFRLLQSNIGKLDPRRRVNMAIDIARGMNYLHSSIPTVVHRDLKSPNLLVDKNWTVKVADFGLSRLKHETFLSTKTGKGTPQWMAPEVLRSEPSNEKSDVFSYGVVLWELATQMIPWDTLNTMQVIGAVGFMDHRLEIPSDVDPQWASMIESCWESEPQRRPSFQELLERLQGLQKQYTVQAQTERKAAGKGARKTSVKDDG, encoded by the exons ATGGAGGCGGACGAGCTCCTGAAGAAGATACGGGCGCTGGAGGAGGGGCAGGCGGAGCTCAAGCGGGAGGTGGGCAGGCTCATGCCGGACCGCCGCGCCGCGGCCCGGCGCCGTGCCCTccgcgcgctgccgccgccgccgcggccctcgtCGTCGCGGCGCGTCGCGGCCCGCGGCAGGCTGCCCGACAGGCACTGCCACTGGATACTGCAGTCGCTGGGGCAGGCCGTGCACATCATCGCCCCCGACGGGAAGCTCCTGTACTG GAACCGGTATGCTGAGCATATGTATGGCTATACTGCAGCAGAGGCAGTTGGTCGGAATGCCGTTGAATTAATTGTTCATCCGACTGACTTCGATTCAGCAAAAATCGTCATCCAGAATATATTTATGGGCAAGTGTTGGAGAGGGAAGTTTCCTGTTAAGAACAAAGCAGGAGAGAGGTTTTTCATTTCTGTCCACAACACCCCTTTGTACGATGACGATGGTAGTTTGGTGGGCCTTATCTGTCTCTCGCTTGATGTACGGGCATTAGAGGAGATATTTAGTCCCTCGGACTCAGCGGAATCCTATCCAAGTACAGCAAAGCACCGGTTTCATGCTAACAACCGGCCTACAAGTGGTTCAGTAAACAAAGGTTCTGTTCACTCCCAGCAACCTCCTCAATCTGGTGTCACCTCCAAGATAGTAACTTTG GCTACCAGCGTTACAAGTAGAGTTCATTCTCGGATAAGGACAGGTCAGAATAGCGACAAACAGTATGGTGGTGACTGTGAGGACCAGTATTCTCAACTTGATCTCCAGGCCGAGGTGGCATCAAGTGAAGAGAACACCCCAAGTGGGGATGTAATGCATGGTGCCTTTGTGGCCCAAGAGAAATCCCGTGGCAAGTCGAGCAAAACAAGTAGTGATGATCCAGGAGAAGGAAAAGTAGGGTCCTACAAGATTTTCCGTTCGAAGGCTGAGGCATTATTGGCAAAGAAGGGCATATCATGGCCTTGGAAAGGGCATGCAAATGATGGGGGTTCTGGAAAGAATAACGTGAACTCAACACAGTTGCAGGATAAGCAGGAGAATGACCAGAGTCAGCAGAGAGTTCCAGTTCTAGAGCCTATCATAATTCCAGACTGCCAAAACAGCGAAGACACTTGGGCTACGAAATATGAGGTCTCAGGTTCCTGGTGGGATTTCAACAAGAATTACACGAGTAGCATGAGCAGCAGTGGGAGTACTGATAGCAGCGGTATCGAGAGAGTAGACTATGAAGCAGACCGCCTAGATTATGAGATTCTCTGGGAAGACCTAGTAATTGGAGAACAAGTAGGTCAAG GTTGTTGCGGAACAGTGTATCATGCTTTGTGGTATGGCTCG GACGTggcagctaaagtattctccaagcaggAATATTCAGAAGAAATGATCAATACCTTCAGACAAGAG GTATCATTGATGAAGAAGCTACGACATCCCAATATAATACTTTTCATGGGTGCAGTTGCTTCGCAGGAACGACTTTGTATTGTTACTGAATTTCTGCCACG CGGGAGTTTGTTTCGGTTGCTTCAGAGTAACATTGGCAAGCTGGATCCAAGACGGAGAGTTAACATGGCTATTGACATT GCAAGGGGCATGAATTATCTTCACAGTTCCATCCCAACTGTTGTGCACCGTGATTTGAAATCACCAAACCTGTTGGTTGATAAGAATTGGACTGTAAAG GTTGCAGACTTTGGTCTTTCACGTCTGAAACACGAAACATTTCTGTCAACAAAAACTGGAAAGGGAACA CCGCAGTGGATGGCTCCGGAGGTGCTACGGAGTGAACCTTCAAATGAAAA GTCTGATGTATTCAGCTATGGAGTGGTCCTGTGGGAGCTTGCTACTCAGATGATCCCCTGGGATACTCTCAATACAATGCAG GTCATCGGAGCCGTGGGTTTCATGGATCACAGACTGGAAATACCAAGCGACGTGGATCCTCAGTGGGCATCGATGATTGAGAGCTGTTGGGAAAG TGAACCGCAACGCCGCCCTTCGTTCCAAGAACTTCTCGAGAGGCTCCAGGGGCTGCAGAAGCAGTACACGGTTCAGGCGCAGACGGAGCGGAAAGCGGCTGGGAAAGGTGCTCGAAAGACAAGCGTCAAAGATGATGGCTGA